GAGAAATTTCCACATTTTTCAATCTCCAAACATGTAAACCATGCTCACAGATAGGTTATTTCAACTGTAAGGATTTAAGCAAAAGATCGAATAATTCAAACCTAATTCTCATCCACTTTTCTCCTATCtcggtaaaaaaaaaactccagGATCcactattttacaaaattgttCAAAACAAACCGATTGTCTAGTTTCGTTGGGGGCGGAGCAGAACACCGATACTCAAGTGTCATTAAGAATTAAGATATGAGGCCTGGTCAATAACAATCTGTTTCTTGTAATTATGTATTATAactatttcttcttccttccacCCTTGCCTTTTGAAGGTCCTGCagttgatgatgatgatgcaGGCTCCTGCTTCTTTGTCCTTCCAGGATGTCTAGGAACAAGTTCGGCTATACGAAGCATCAGTTGTTTTCCTGCAATATAGCCGGATACATCATATCTAAAATTGTAATCCTGAGGTTATTTCCACTgataataagaataaataaactttcaattttgtatgtaATAGGTTTTAGGATTAGAAAAtgtgaaatgaagaaatgaccTAATAGACACAAGATTGATATTTAGACAcaagattaaaaatttagtaacctattatacataaaatttaaatttcaagaactgaattgaaagtttaagagcCAATTAAACACTTTTTAGAGTTCAAAGATCAAATAGGCACAAGTCTAAAGGTTTATTGTTTGAACACCTAAATTAACACAACCTTTACAAAAACAGATTTTTCTGGAAGAAGGTTGGACTACGGTAGTATCTGCTAGAAAGATACACTATCCTAACTAATTGAACAGGTGCAATGGTAGGGATTAGTTGTGATGTAACTAAATAAGCTACTTAGCTAACTAATTGTAAAGTTGTTAAGGTTGTTAAGATTGTTACAATCTATTAACCGCTACATAACCGAAAACAcctattataaataaacatctTCTGGAAAGATGGGAGAAATTTTCCAGAAAACATCTTCATCGGACATGGGACCGATGGCTAATCGTTGCAGTGAAGCTCCAGCGGCAGAGGAACAACAAGAGGCAGGAGTAATGCCCGTCCTCTCTCCAAGAACATCAACCAGATGTTTGCTGTCAGTTGAGAATTCGTTGGAGGGAATTCGAGAGACCTTTGTAGTTAGAAGATTAGACGCAATGGTTCCATTACAACTGGAAGAAGAACGGCCGAATTTACGACAAAGGGAAGcgcaaagaagaagaggtGCAGAATTACAGGGAGGCTATAGAAATCATCGGGAGAGGAGACTGAACCAGTTATGAAGAAGAGACAGACATGACGAACAGTGGCCAGAAAATCAAGATTGGAGTTCCTCGAGCGAAGAAGTAGAAAGTGATGCTACCATTAATAACAGAGGACGCCGATTTGCAACTTTCAGAGAACGAAGGGCAGAAGCATATGAATATAAGATGAAGATCGACCTCCCTATATACGCCGGTAAACGaaatattgaaacttttcTTGACTGGATCAAGAACActgaaaaaaatttcaattacatGGAAACAGCTGAGCACAAGAGGGTTCATTTGGTGGCATTGAAATTAAAAGGTGGAGCATCAACATGGTGGGATCGCGTAGCAGTCAATCGGCAAAAACAAGGGAAGAACCCAATTCTATCATGGGAAaacatgaagaaattaatGAAGCAAAGGTTCTTACCTCCCAGCTACAAATAGACCCTATATACACAGTACCAGAATTGCCGACAAGGATCTCGAAAAACAGCAGAATACATTGTCACCGGCTGGGAGCTCGTACGAATTTAATAGAAAACGAACAGCATTTGATTTCCAGATTTACAGGGGAATTACAAGTGGACCCAAGGGAGAGTAAAACTTCAACGTTTCCAATGGTTATCAGAAGCCATAGCTTATGCAGTAGAAGAAATGGTGGAAAGTCGATCGAAATTTACAATAAAAGGATTGTGGAAATTTCCACATCCAAAAGTACCTTAGCACCCCAAGTGATCAATAAAACTACTGCGGcagaaaagaataaagaacaagaaaagaaggatgatcagaacaacaaaaagaagacCGGTGAAGCTAATAAAAAATCCACAAACCCTTATAACAGGCCTTTTTCAGGAACTTGCTATAGGTGTGGACAAGCCGGCTATCCTTCAAACTCCTGCCCTCAGCGAAAGACAGTTGCAGTAGTAGATGCTGAAGAGGATCTAAACCAGGGAAGTAATGAAGAATATGAAGAAGAGGCAGAATTAATTGAGGCTGACGAAGGAGACAACCTATCTTGTGTTCTACAGAAAATACTGATCACTCCAAAAGAAGAGCATCAACCACATAGGCATAGTCTGTTTAAAACAAGATGCATGATTCAAGGAAAGATTTGCAATGTTATAATAGATAGTGGCAGCAGTGAAAACTTTGTTTCAAGAAAACTAGTAACAGCCTTGAATCCCAAAAGTGAAGCTCACCCCAATCCCTATAAGATTGGATGGATAAAGAAAGGAGGAGAAGCTTAGATTTCAAAAGTATGTTCTGTCCCATTATCCATTGGCAACATTACAAAGACCAAGTTGTAtgtgatgttcttgaaatGGATGTGTCATATACTCTTGGGAAGACCATGGCAGTATGATACTCAAGCCTTGCACAAGGGGAGAGAAAATACCTGAGTTTCAATGGATGAATAAAAAGGTAATCCTCCTACCTctaagaaagaagaatgaagaggGGATGAACAAGAATAAGAAATTCAACAGCCTCTTTATGACTATCAGTGGAAAGAAATTGATTAAAGAATGTGAAGCTGATATTTTGGGATTAGTTGTGACTAATCAGAAAAAGGAAGGAGAACTTATTGAAATCCCTAAAGAAGTACAAGAATTATTCGATAAATTCCCCAACATTATTAAAGAACCAACGGAATTGCCTCCCTTGTGAGACACTCGGCACAATATTGAACTAATACCAAGGGCTACAGTGCCTAATCTGCCACATTCAGAATGAAGACCAAAAGAATATGTTGTTTTACAACAGGCAATTGAAGAGTTGCTGAAAAAAGGACATATTCAACCAAGCTTAAGCCAATGTGCATCCCTGCGCTGCTAACACCAAAGAAAGATGGAAGTTGGAGGATGTGCGTTGACAGCAGAgcaatcaataaaattatagtgAAGTACAGGTTTCCTATTCCAAGAATAAATTAGTTACTTGACCAACTTGGAGGAGCATggattttttccaaaattgacTTGAGGAGTGGTTATCACCAGATCAGAATCATGCCTGGAGATGAGTGGAAAACGGCTGTCAAAACAAATGAAGGCCTCTTTGAATGGCTTGTGATGCCATTTGGACTCTCCAACGCTCCAAGTACCTTTATGAGACTCATGAACCAAGTACTTCACCCTTTCCTTAATAAATTTGTCattgtttattttgatgatatcTTGGTTTTCAGCAGATCTTTAGAAGGACATAATGTGCATCTAGATCAATTGTTCGAAGTGCTGGCTAAAAATGAACTATACATCAACCTCAAGAAATGCATCTTTTGTGTGGAAGAAATAGCCATCAGGAAGAATCATATACTAACGgatgaaaagaaagttgaagcCATTAGAAATTGGCCAATACCGACTTCAACAAAGGAAGTTCAAGCATTCATTGGCTTGACATCATTCTACAGAAAGTTTATCCAAAACTTCAGCACCATTGCTGCACCAATTACTGATTGTTTGAAAAAAGGAGCTTTCCTATGGGAAAATAAACAACAAGACTTTGAAgtattgaagaaaaagttgagTAATAATCCAGTCTTGAAACTCCCCGATTTTTCACAGCCATTTGAAGTTACAGTAGATGCTTCCGAGACCGGCATTGGAGCTTTTTTCTCAATCACACCATCCAATTGAATATTTCAGTGAGAAACTCAGCCCATCAAGACAGATGTGGAGCCCTTATGAGCAAGAAATGTATGCCCTCATTCGAGCATTAAGGCAGTGGGAAGATTACCTACTATCTAAAGAGTTTCTCCTATTAACAAATCATTTCTCCATAAAATACCTCCAAGCTCAGAAATCTATCAACAAGATACCCGCTAGATGGATCTCCTTTTTACAGAGATTTGACTTTGTTATCAAGCATAAAAGcggaaaagaaaacaaagtagcTGATGCACTAAGTAGAAAGCATTCCTTACTTTCTATATTATCATCCGAGGTGATAGCATTCAAACACTTACCATACTTATATGAAGATGACACTGACTTCAACAAGATGTGGTACAAATGCATTCATCACCTCGAAACAAGAGAATTTCATATTGTTGATGGATTTCtattcaaagaagaaaaattgtgCATACCCCATACTTCCCCAAGAGAAGCTCTACTAAAGGAGGCACACTCCGAAGGACTAGCTGGTCACTTTGGGCAAGACAAAACAATTGAAATACTTTCCTCCAAATACTATTTGCCACAATTGCGAAAAGACACAAATAACTTTGTAAAGCAATGCCCTATATGCCAAACAACTAAAGGGACCAGTACTAATGCTGGATTATACAACCCCTTACCGATTCCTACAGCTATATGGGAGGATTTATCAGTAGACTTTGTATTGGGATTACCTAAGACACAAAGACAGCATGATACTGTAATGGTAGTTGTAGACAGATTCAGCAAAAGGACCCACTTTTTACCCTGCAAGAAGACTAATGATGCTGTCTATATTGCTAATCTCTTCTTTCGAGAGATAATTTGACTACATGGCATACCAAGCCACTTTTGGCGAATTCTGTGGAAGAAACTAGATACCACATTTAAATTCAGTACTACAGCACACTCACAAACAGATGGTCAAACAGAAGTCACTAACAGAACCTTGGGGAATCTAATTTGTTGCCTAAGTGGCTCAAAGCATAAACAGTGGGATCTAGCGTTAGCTCAATCTGAATTCGCGttcaataatatgaaaaatagatCAACCGGGAGACTAAAAGTCCTAGACTTGCACTTGATCTTGCCAATTTGCCATCAAATGCAGATATCAACAATGAAGCAGAAAATATGattgaaagaatacaaaatcTGCACAAACAGGTACATGAACACCTACAGAAAACAACTTTATCTTATAAACAAGATAAAgacaagaaaagaagagaagtcAAATTCAAAGAAGGAGATCTGGTGATGATACATCTGAAGAAAAACCGGTTCCCAACAGGGACATACAATAAACTAAAAGACAGACAACTTGGACCTTGCAAAATACTAGCAAAGTATGGTGATAATGCCTATAAAATTGAACTGCCAGACGACCTACACATCAGCCCTGTTTTCAATGTAGCAGACCTGAAGACCTACCATGCCCCAGATGAATTCAGTTAGCTAATTAGTCCAACTCAGGGACGAGTTGATTTTGGGTGGGGTAGATTTGATGTAACTAAATAAGCTACTTAGGTAACTAATTGTAAAGTTGTTAAGGTTGTTAAGATTGTTACAACCTATTAACAGTTACATAACTGAAAACAcctattataaataaacatctTCACCATATTGGGAAGATAAGAGAAATTTTCCAGAAAACATACTTGGTTAGTACACCAAGTTGGTTGGTTAGTCAAGTAGtatagttttagaaaatcCCCCAGCCAAAATTCAGCACCATAAACTCAGTTGATTTGATCTGCTGAAAGGTAGTATGGAAAGGCGAAATCAAAGAGGCgatataaagagaaaaagggtGGAAATTTGTTTCATTCATAAAGAGAGCTGCTTTGTTGCCACTTTGGATTTGAAATGTGCTTCAAACAGAATTCTCAATTTCATTGTACGCTCCTAAAAGACGTAAGGGTGTCTCCATCATTTGAAGGAGGTTCTCCTTTTCATAAATGAAATGGATGCAGAAAGGAACTACTTAGAAGCAATACTTTTCTTTgctgaataaataaatatatgtttgattaaCAGTTTATTATAATCTTGCTAATGAAAAGTAGacaaaaacttcaatattaATGGGTGAAGGATTTAGAGAGCTTCCCTGATTTTTGGCTAGTCTCCACTGTCCCTTTATGGACTAATGCCATGTTAATAAATCTAATTGATGTAAAAACCACACAGTTAATGTATTTCATGCATGCCAAAATTCAATAGCCTATATACTATGGGATAGGATACTACACTATTAGACTGGAACTTCAGTTATAAATAGAAGTCTTTTTTCCAAGGGATGAAAAGGGTCCAAAGAGACAACTAGAAGCCTTACTGGAAGTAATAGCTGGATTAGACAGAGTTCCATCCTCCTTCTTCAGCAGAACCCGCACTCTCCCTCTTTGCATGAAATCACGAGGATAAGCTTTATCAATCTGCGGAAATGGtgttaatataaattaacacATTCTATCAATTATCATAGGATCATATAAACTCAATGTAGTGTAGCTAACTTCGACGCAAACAAGCAGCAGGgagaacaaaaattaatatgaaaggGGAAATCTTTATCAATGACAGAGATATCATTGCTAGAAAACCTCAATAGCAAAAGGCAGTTTGAGATGACCGCAGCAATCCCCGATCTCAACACACGTAGGATTCTCGCATGCTTTGCTAACACCTATACGTCTTCCTTCAGCAATCGTCTTCTTTGAATTAATATAGATGGGATACAGTACTACCCATCTCTTTATGTTGGGAATTTCTCCATCCATGTTCCAACCAAATTCCTACGATAGCACATGAAAGATACCTATCACAAATCATATTCAATCATatatagggaaaaaaaattaatatattcttCAGACACTCATAAAACTCTTCTCTTGCGTCTTGACAAGAAACTGTCCAACTCATTtcagtttttgtttatctGCCTATCACATGCACATTCAGATTGGGCCATTACGAATTGAAACGTCAGTGAGATTTCCAGCTTTGAGCATTAAATATCAGAACTATTGGGTCATAATAAAGATTCAGCCGAGGTATAACTGACACAGGTAGAAAGCAGAAACACATGGAAAAAGAGAGTAAATGTGCAACCCAGTATCATCAACCCAAATTTGTAGTCCCTTCAGAGACATTAGACAAAATTGGAACGATACAGAAAACATAGCATCGCCACTGCATAAGGATGACACACGTATATCGAGAAATGatccaaaaaaaagaatttaaccaaatttattatcgattgtttattatttaagaaaatatctttttactttttatttatttgtttggtaagaaacaaaattggtTAAGAGTCTCCTCCacttattatatacttaagtGTGCATATATCCATTTTGCACAAGTAGTTGTAACCCCTTAACACCTCTAACCGAAGGATTCCTATACCAATTCACCATGGTTCTTGTATAACTACTGGTACTTGTGACATTGGTcgttcattttttaaaaaagaatcaagCCTAACACTGCTCCGTATACAACACCTACAGCCACATTAGTTTTGCTCACTTGTTTGAATGAGAAAATTATTCCATGGGGTATTTGGTACAAGAACCCAAGTAAAATTGGTCTAACAACCCCTCAGATAAGAGTGTAAAATACTTAACTCTGTCTACAACACATCATAATTCATAATGATATCGATTACATacttcaaacaaacaaaaacatcgCAATAACcctaaaggaaaaatatttataatatacaaATTCGTCAAACAgatcaaaacaaaagtttaagattTGCGTGCCTCACAGAATGAAGAACAGCTGAAACCGTGACGATCAGAGAGACTGAAACCGGATGTCGGACAGACGAGACGACGGAGATGGAAGACTTGGAAGAGTAAGATGAAGGTGGGGTTGAACCGTGAACCTGAAAGTAATAAATTTGGCCGGTCCGAGTTGATTGCCAATAAAAACCACAAACCAACCGAATCCTTTGATTAGTAAAATAATATGGTTTAAGTCTTtcatactttaaaatttgttatcgATTCTTAGTTTAAcgataaatttttaaaaatattgataagaTGAAACAATATATACTATTACATATATCTTTTAACTTCCATATTCAATAAACactttgattcattttgttatatttgaaatatttctttttagtgtTTGTAAATTGtactttattgtttttttttatagaatcaAAATATGTTATGTTGTGAAACTAGCAATTCTTAGTTAGGTAGATTGTGCTCTAGTTATCACaacatattttgatttttgcttgtttaattctaaaatcatTCAATAACCCTTTTCtcttaaagttttaaatctcCACTTTACATATGAATTATTTGTCAGCTAAAGAAAATACATGAATATTGATTCAGATATTAGGATTGTGTTAAATTAGGTGTTGCAATAAGTCATCTTTTCAGTCCCTAAAGACTTTGTTCACACACTTTAGTTCATACAAATTTGAGTTCTTGATCAAATTGGTTAATGGAAGAGCTAACTTCAATAATATCTAGACTAAGAAAGCAACGTACCTCAGTAATTGTTGTGAGCCAAAGTACTGCTTCAACTTTTAAGGATCTACCAATACTTCTTTAGGTGTAATAACGTgatcaaaacaaatatcacTTGTCTAAGCCAGAACCCACATTTGCTAAACTTAGCTTACAACTTCCTATCTCGTAATGTTTGTAATACTATTTTGAGATGTCCATCATgattttccttccttttcaaATAGACCAATGTGTTATCAATGAACGTAACGACAATTTAATCCATACAAGGGTGGAattgtgtgtgcgtgtgtgcgtgcgtgcgtgcgtgcgtgtgtgtgtatgtgtgatAATACTTGCTTTATAGAAGTTTAAGTTAAAAAGGATTGTTTTTAGAAAGTGTTTTGATGTCACAATAATCTAggttagaaaaaaaacctaGAGCGGGGTGTGACAATTTGGTATCAAATCATGATTTTGTGAAACCTAAGGGTTATGCGTTAGAGATTTCACAAGTTTTGTAGTGCTTGAGTAAGTTGAATGAGTCATGTTTACTAAATAAGTGTGAGTGTTTCATTCTCAAACTGTTTTTGGACATATTTTTATGATATCACTTGGAAATTTTCGTGCCCTAAACTTTTTATGACTACAGTTTCATTTTTACTTATACGATGTGTTTACTCATCAGTTTAAGAATGTGTATGGCTTGaactttataaaaatgtgtttCAAGTTTCTGATTGCACttggttttaaaatatgacTATTTGATGTTTATGATGAACGAGAAGGTGATTTCTCTAAGGCTATATGAATGTGTTTTTGTAGCACCACCTACGGTTGTTAGAGGATTCTGGGGCTGAAAGAGGTCGCGACCGAAGGTCCGAAAACCTGAGCCTAGGTGAGTGTTTGATGAGTGTGTGATGAGACACACTTGTTGtgatttttgaatttgaagctTGCACAGAGATATATAGAAgtgaaaatttctttcttttcagttTGGCTAACCCATATTTGAGAGGAGATGCTGCCAAACTTTAgatataatttagtttgttccaaatttatttatatctcaTGTAAATTCAACCATTAGGTGCTCCCTCAATGTTGACACTACCCTCACCTTGAGACGTTGCACTCGTCACATGGAGGGTTGGAATCAAACCAAGGAAAAAGTATGCCGAGAGAATTAGAAAAGGCAAAGATGAAAAGATGATTCAAATGGGGTAGCCCACTCATTTTTTATGATGAAAGAAGATAGAggctaaaaactaaaaagttttattttatgcaaaataaaaactagatCTAAAACATAATACTTAATATTTCATATGCTCGTGGTAAGTTAAAGCTTGCAAATCAAAGGTGACTACGTGCTCATGGTATGATAGATTTAAAGAACACAATAGATTATAACAAGGATATTACTCTTCTATTTCCATGGTAAATAATCCACATGCATATTCTAAGTCTCATAATGGACGATCAATATCAAAAGCGCACAACAAGAAACTTTTCATAGACTTTTCAagactcaaattaaaaaatttcaaataacatATGCATATTAACCATTATACCAAATAAATCATGCACAACATAATAAAAACAGACATAAAGGTTCGATCGACGTCCCACCCCAAACTTAAAGTTATGCATTTCCCTCGATGCAATACAGAAAATAATAGATCAAAAAGATAGAAACGTGAAATTATGTGGAATTGATCAATTTAGTGGAAATATTACTTTTGTAGTTATCAATaacttgaaaagaataaattacaTGAGTAACTCtagtatatttaaaacaaaacgtaAACTGATAACTTGTAAAATTACAAGTTATTTAAGCTTCTTACTTAGAATAACTAGGAAGGAATTCCAAGGAACGTGCAATAACTGGAAGTAAAAATTATGCAAATAGATAGATTTTGTGTTCATGTATTTACTCATTATCCTcgaaatcataaaatttagCATTTTTTTAACGCATGATTTCTATGAGAGAAGAAGCAAAAATCAGTGAAGGAACAAAGTTGTAGACATAAAGGTCAACTCCAAATATAGCATACAAAAGTATCGAGGATTAAAATAATCATGCGACGAAGAGTGAAAAACAACAAGCGCATGAGCGGTGGATGTCAAATCAAAGTGCAAGTTGGTAATTGACTTGAATTAGTGACAACCGAACCAAAAGAAGTaagttgttttaaataataatgatcccacaaaataagtaaaatagaCTAATGAAATGAACAaaggaaaaatcaaaactctaTTTGTTTGAagtgagaagaaaatgtttttcaaaaagtgtACAATTTCCTAAtaaaaacattctaaaatatacttaaaaaacttTAGTGGttgtcaaatatattttcaacgACTTTTTTCACAACTAAGAACTTAAAagtatatttcaaattaagatGAATGACGATAGAGTTaagtgaaaataaagaaaacaaacggGGTAAATGTTCTCTTTAATAGTCAAAGGTTAAAAAAAGTGAGGTAGATGAAGGACTATAGCTACATTATACAATTTCATTCTAATAGCGAAGGTAATATAAACATACCTAACAGAATCTCAATAAAATTGTCGCATGCCTAGATTTtataacattaaaataatctCATTCTCTTTCCGAATAATTTTTATGATAGATCGAACTGGTTTGTATTGCGTTATTTCAAGTACCCTTTTAACATgcccaaaatttaaatgttccttttttcttatttaatgacctaatttttcttctatatatttgaatttctttctagTAATGTTCAGtgtttacatttaaattttcagaAATCATAGACTACttaattacatattttaattccATACGCATATGActgttattttgtttatgttaggatttaacaattttcatttaaaatacaattctTTTCATTGAAACTTAACCATGTATTTAAATAGAGAttttccaataataataataataaaagttgattatatttcattgatttttcttttgaataaaaaaaagtatacagacgaagaataaaataaaggtagAAAAATGGGAATTTGTTTTCATGTGACACGTGGACggaaaatcaaataaagagAGATGAGAAATATTATGAAGAATTATCGGACAAAAGCATATAcctaaactaattaaactttttaacatATTCAACCCATTGAGATGCTCAAAGTTGACGAATTCAAAGTGActtacatttaaaatatttaatcctcacaacacaaaataacaaattaaattaagtctacaacatttgaataataacaattttatatttgcaaaactCAACTTAGCTAAATCATAATTCAcataacatttttcttctataaatTGAAGCTTATATTCGATCTCCCACCATCACCTTGTTGTAGTAGTTATTActaagaaaaatcaattgagatttaatttcttattaaacCACGTTTATCTCACTGGTCATTCTGTTGATTAATGAATATGAGGTTCCATTCTATTGCTCTTAAAAGTTTCTTATTGATACTATTAAAATGGGTGAACTATGAAAACTGTAACCATATTGTGATTGAGGTTGACAATTAGTAAAATATCATTACGATTACACCATTGATTCACAAGTAATTCTAAGGAGTAGACTCATGTGATTAAATTTGATGTTGTTTACTTGTAGTGTGCATTCGTAGTAACACATGGAGTCTAAGTCCAAATCTTCAGGCAAAAGTCGTCATTTAGTTGACGAGTGGACGATGATCGATTCAATTATGTTGAGAAAGTATATCGTATGGTTGTGTTAGTCAggtgtagaaaaaaaaagtagaaacatttacaaataGGAAGGAAGGCAATAAAAACAATAGgataatatttagaaatagatAAACATAGGGGTACTTAATGTGGAAATGAAATTCAATGATGATTTGATCTCTTTGTTATAGAAGACTCGGAATCCCGTGTTGCATTCGCGTGGCCGTCAGTCCGGCAGTCTCCCATTCCTTAGCCAACGAACATTAcgtcttttttcaaaaataaaaaagagagaaagaattcttattatttatttaattttatgcctttacttaaaaattaaataaattaaaattttcaaaacaacgCGTTGTCGCCTTTCTTATTCAAATACTCCGTCTTCGCTggcttctcttcttcttcttcttcttcttcttcttcaacgtaaatctctttgttcttcattgATCTCTTTAAAACTCCATCAACAGATCTCATTTCCcccatttctcaattttcattttcactttttccaattccttttttattcttcttccttctctttgcCACCCAATCCAAACTTATCTTCCCATTCCATCGAGGgctttctatttcttttcgCCATGATTGATTCTGTTTTTTCCTGGTTTTTTCTTGTATAATATG
This is a stretch of genomic DNA from Cucumis sativus cultivar 9930 chromosome 4, Cucumber_9930_V3, whole genome shotgun sequence. It encodes these proteins:
- the LOC101212893 gene encoding signal recognition particle 19 kDa protein — its product is MDGEIPNIKRWVVLYPIYINSKKTIAEGRRIGVSKACENPTCVEIGDCCGHLKLPFAIEIDKAYPRDFMQRGRVRVLLKKEDGTLSNPAITSRKQLMLRIAELVPRHPGRTKKQEPASSSSTAGPSKGKGGRKKK